Proteins encoded in a region of the Magallana gigas chromosome 8, xbMagGiga1.1, whole genome shotgun sequence genome:
- the LOC105325193 gene encoding ionotropic receptor 25a: MLSRVLLCIVLLHQSVLVQTLDVVAVLAEEKHKSLKLLEDTLKDEGQLHGWTGAVKVIKLNDTNPITALDKVCSVMSEGAVLLIDMADPLTGQLLRSFARSTGLPYVTLLDKATLIEKDFNPDLHLQIEPPGSVLMGVVRDVITHEHLTGIAVLYDNSFDLDKIPKRFLTGLPAQHLFQEIASSSHNATLRQLYRLEDNQIRNFFIVANKENVKTILETASGTKLMDEKYHWFVLTKDMSITCQGCKTHGRGTVLLFTGQPNNDIMQNEYIPFIRGLSKYISTFTADGSNIDEAFIFDLMNMIGTRLVNQNVDQSVSLNQSDCYSVTGPEPEVYNQSRAFIHSFVNRSRNGVFGPLYFKDNVLTQRLTLSVKRLTFTQQAQSTETIGNWTAERGLSLLDTSLLKPPGKKKYKIVVVPSYPPFVIPKGNNSFDGYCIDLLHEIQGVLKFDYELYPSPDGLVGSMDDQGQWNGVVKELMEKRADIAIGPISVMAERENVIDFTVPYYDLVGLTILLKKPEFDYELFKFLIVLDENVWLCIIASYFLFSGLLYAFDKLSPYSYQNNRRKYENVTPEPRIFTIKEGIWFCMMSLTPQGGGEAPRALSGRLIAATWWLFGFIVIATYTANLAAFLTVSRLDEPIKSLDDLSSQHTVKYAPHNGSAAMVYFQRMAEIEQKFYSIWKNMSLDDTLNPVERAKLAVWDYPVSNKYTKLWETMKLSGFPHSLEEALTSVKNGTFAYIGDAAENQYQTMRSMANCDLWQVGEEFSRKPFALAVQNGSPLRNDLSTAILQLLNQRMLEKLKKKWWDKNKVKCPKLENESEGISLNNIGGVFILIAGGAALALVCLGFELYFFKYKPKQASKNYGVAKSHSKANICQDENGARKQNGVSNGGRAPSEDSQVTPSVERKNGSSLNIFNRQKRGVTFNLGDSL; this comes from the exons ATGTTGAGTCGAGTACTGCTGTGTATTGTCTTATTACATCAGTCAGTACTAGTACAGACACTGGATGTAG TGGCAGTGCTGGCGGAGGAGAAACATAAAAGTCTTAAACTCCTGGAGGACACACTGAAAGATGAAGGTCAACTACACGGCTGGACAGGGGCGGTCAAGGTCATCAAACTGAACGACACCAACCCTATAACAGCCCTGGATAAAG TGTGTTCCGTGATGTCTGAGGGGGCGGTACTGTTGATTGACATGGCTGACCCCTTGACGGGTCAACTGTTAAGGTCATTTGCACGGTCCACGGGGTTACCATACGTCACTTTACTGGACAAAGCTACGCTGATCGAGAAAGACTTCAACCCTGACCTTCACCTCCAGATAGAGCCGCCGGGGTCCGTGTTGATGGGGGTGGTTCGTGACGTCATTACCCACGAACATTTGACTGGAATAGCTGTCTTGTATGATAACTCCTTTG ATCTGGATAAAATTCCTAAAAGATTTCTAACGGGACTTCCGGCTCAGCACCTGTTTCAGGAAATTGCTTCCAGTTCCCACAATGCAACACTCCGGCAACTCTATCGATTGGAAGACAATCAGATTCGTAATTTTTTCATCGTTGCAAACAAGGAAAACGTTAAGACAATCCTTGAAACG GCCAGCGGCACTAAACTTATGGACGAAAAATATCATTGGTTTGTTTTGactaag GACATGAGCATCACGTGTCAGGGGTGTAAGACCCACGGGAGGGGCACCGTTCTTCTGTTCACGGGACAGCCCAACAACGACATCATGCAGAACGAGTACATCCCCTTCATCCGGGGACTGTCCAAGTATATCTCCACCTTCACGGCGGACGGCTCCAAT ATAGATGAAgcatttatatttgatttgatgaaCATGATCGGCACCCGCCTTGTTAATCAGAATGTGGACCAATCAGTGAGTCTGAATCAAAGTGACTGCTACAGCGTCACCggaccggaaccggaagtctaCAACCAAAGCAGGGCGTTTATCCATAGTTTCGTGAAC AGATCCAGGAATGGCGTGTTCGGACCTCTCTACTTCAAGGACAACGTGCTCACACAGAGGCTGACCTTGTCCGTCAAACGATTGACCTTCACCCAACAAGCCCAGTCAACCGAAACA ATCGGTAACTGGACGGCTGAGCGAGGCCTGAGTCTGTTGGACACCAGTCTACTTAAACCACCAGGCAAGAAGAAATATAAGATCGTGGTGGTCCCCAGC TATCCTCCGTTTGTGATACCCAAGGGAAACAACTCGTTTGACGGTTACTGCATCGACCTGCTCCACGAGATACAGGGTGTGCTGAAGTTTGACTACGAGTTGTACCCGAGTCCTGACGGCTTGGTGGGATCCATGGACGACCAGGGACAATGGAACGGAGTCGTCAAGGAGCTCATGGAGAAG AGAGCTGACATAGCAATAGGCCCTATATCTGTGATGGCCGAGCGAGAGAACGTGATAGACTTTACCGTGCCGTACTACGACTTGGTGGGGCTGACCATCCTGCTCAAGAAGCCCGAGTTTGACTATGAACTCTTCAAGTTCCTGATCGTCCTGGACGAGAACGTCTGGCTTTGTATCATCGCCTCCTACTTCCTGTTTAGCGGGCTGCTTTACGCCTTTGACAAGCTGAGTCCGTATAGCTATCAGAACAACCGCCGGAAGTACGAGAACGTCACGCCAGAGCCCCGGATCTTCACCATCAAGGAGGGCATCTGGTTCTGTATGATGTCTCTCACGCCGCAAG GTGGGGGAGAGGCCCCACGGGCGTTGTCGGGCCGCCTGATTGCTGCCACCTGGTGGCTTTTTGGATTCATCGTCATAGCAACCTACACAGCCAATCTGGCGGCGTTCCTGACTGTGTCTCGTTTGGACGAACCAATCAAATCACTGGACGATCTGTCCAGTCAACACACGGTGAAGTACGCGCCACACAACGGCAGCGCCGCGATGGTGTACTTTCAGAGAATGGCGGAAATAGAGCAGAAATTTTATAG CATCTGGAAGAACATGAGTCTGGACGACACACTAAACCCGGTGGAGCGGGCCAAGCTGGCGGTGTGGGACTACCCGGTCAGTAACAAGTACACCAAGCTGTGGGAGACCATGAAGCTGTCGGGGTTCCCCCACTCCCTGGAGGAGGCCCTCACTAGCGTCAAGAACGGAACCTTCGCCTACATCG GTGACGCGGCGGAGAACCAGTACCAGACGATGAGGTCCATGGCGAACTGTGATCTCTGGCAGGTGGGCGAGGAGTTCAGCCGGAAGCCGTTCGCTTTGGCCGTCCAGAACGGGTCGCCGCTTCGTAACGACCTGTCCACCGC CATTCTTCAACTACTTAATCAAAGAATGTTGGAGAAACTAAAAAAGAAATGGTGGGACAAGAACAAAGTGAAGTGTCCCAAACTGGAGAATGAGAGCGAGGGAATCAGCCTAAACAACATTGGCGGGGTGTTCATCCTGATCGCGGGGGGAGCGGCCCTGGCCCTCGTATGTCTTGGCTTCGAACTCTACTTCTTCAAGTACAAGCCCAAACAGGCCTCCAAGAACTACGGGGTCGCCAAGTCTCACTCTAAAGCCAATATCTGCCAGGACGAGAACGGTGCCAGGAAACAGAACGGCGTCAGTAATGGCGGCAGGGCGCCGTCTGAGGACTCACAGGTGACCCCCAGTGTTGAGAGGAAAAACGGGAGTTCTCTTAATATCTTTAACCGACAGAAACGTGGGGTGACTTTCAATTTGGGGGATAGCTTGTAG
- the LOC105325194 gene encoding sphingolipid delta(4)-desaturase DES1 isoform X3, which yields MKNFLGFNKLDLRINTPDDEWVFKEEPHSSRRQEILRKYPEIKRLMGYDPSIAYIVTAEVLVQILVCWMLRDGNWSTIFILAYCFGGVLNHSLGSAIHEIGHNLAFGHSRPWANRLLSIWCNLPIVAPMAISYKKYHQDHHRYLGEENQDVDIPTRLESFLFRHPITKILWLAVHPIIHAIRPFYKSPKPLTGWELINTACQMTFNGLILYFLGIKSLTYLLAGTLLALGFHPLAGHFISEHYLFHGKQATTSYYGPLNFILFNVGYHIEHHDFPYIPYNRLPEVRKIAAEYYDHPYHTSWVKVLWDFVFDSNMGPHARGVGYRKDEIKEH from the coding sequence ATGAAGAACTTTCTGGGATTCAACAAGCTAGACCTCCGTATCAACACCCCGGATGATGAGTGGGTGTTTAAGGAGGAACCCCACTCCTCACGGCGTCAGGAAATACTACGGAAGTACCCGGAAATCAAAAGACTGATGGGATACGACCCCTCGATAGCCTACATAGTGACCGCGGAGGTCCTGGTCCAAATCCTGGTCTGCTGGATGTTACGGGACGGCAACTGGTCCACCATCTTTATCCTGGCCTATTGTTTTGGGGGCGTGTTGAACCACTCCCTGGGAAGTGCTATACACGAAATAGGTCACAATCTGGCCTTCGGTCACAGCCGCCCCTGGGCCAACAGACTACTCAGCATCTGGTGCAATCTCCCAATCGTGGCCCCCATGGCCATCAGCTACAAGAAGTACCACCAGGACCACCACAGATACCTGGGCGAGGAGAACCAAGACGTGGATATTCCTACGCGTCTGGAATCTTTCTTGTTCCGCCACCCGATCACGAAGATCCTGTGGCTGGCGGTACACCCGATCATCCACGCCATACGACCGTTCTACAAGAGCCCCAAACCCCTCACCGGCTGGGAACTCATTAACACGGCGTGTCAGATGACCTTCAATGGATTAATCCTCTATTTCCTAGGAATTAAGTCCTTGACCTACTTATTAGCGGGGACACTTTTGGCCCTGGGTTTCCACCCCCTGGCCGGACATTTTATTTCCGAACATTACCTTTTTCACGGCAAACAGGCCACCACTTCATATTACGGTCCGCTCAATTTTATTCTGTTTAACGTGGGTTATCATATAGAACATCATGATTTCCCGTATATTCCATATAACCGTCTTCCGGAAGTGAGGAAAATCGCAGCGGAGTATTATGACCACCCATATCACACCTCTTGGGTCAAGGTTCTTTGGGATTTCGTGTTTGACAGTAACATGGGGCCACACGCCCGAGGTGTGGGGTACAGGAAGGACGAAATCAAAGAGCATTGA
- the LOC105325194 gene encoding sphingolipid delta(4)-desaturase DES1 isoform X2 has translation MYQTSGKFLWTRFNLHLLFLDRFPVIRHLQHEAFKMKNFLGFNKLDLRINTPDDEWVFKEEPHSSRRQEILRKYPEIKRLMGYDPSIAYIVTAEVLVQILVCWMLRDGNWSTIFILAYCFGGVLNHSLGSAIHEIGHNLAFGHSRPWANRLLSIWCNLPIVAPMAISYKKYHQDHHRYLGEENQDVDIPTRLESFLFRHPITKILWLAVHPIIHAIRPFYKSPKPLTGWELINTACQMTFNGLILYFLGIKSLTYLLAGTLLALGFHPLAGHFISEHYLFHGKQATTSYYGPLNFILFNVGYHIEHHDFPYIPYNRLPEVRKIAAEYYDHPYHTSWVKVLWDFVFDSNMGPHARGVGYRKDEIKEH, from the exons ATGTATCAAACTTCCGGAAAATTTCTTTGGACACGTTTCAATTTGCATTTACTCTTTCTCGATCGGTTTCCGGTGATAAGGCATTTACAACACGAG GCATTCAAAATGAAGAACTTTCTGGGATTCAACAAGCTAGACCTCCGTATCAACACCCCGGATGATGAGTGGGTGTTTAAGGAGGAACCCCACTCCTCACGGCGTCAGGAAATACTACGGAAGTACCCGGAAATCAAAAGACTGATGGGATACGACCCCTCGATAGCCTACATAGTGACCGCGGAGGTCCTGGTCCAAATCCTGGTCTGCTGGATGTTACGGGACGGCAACTGGTCCACCATCTTTATCCTGGCCTATTGTTTTGGGGGCGTGTTGAACCACTCCCTGGGAAGTGCTATACACGAAATAGGTCACAATCTGGCCTTCGGTCACAGCCGCCCCTGGGCCAACAGACTACTCAGCATCTGGTGCAATCTCCCAATCGTGGCCCCCATGGCCATCAGCTACAAGAAGTACCACCAGGACCACCACAGATACCTGGGCGAGGAGAACCAAGACGTGGATATTCCTACGCGTCTGGAATCTTTCTTGTTCCGCCACCCGATCACGAAGATCCTGTGGCTGGCGGTACACCCGATCATCCACGCCATACGACCGTTCTACAAGAGCCCCAAACCCCTCACCGGCTGGGAACTCATTAACACGGCGTGTCAGATGACCTTCAATGGATTAATCCTCTATTTCCTAGGAATTAAGTCCTTGACCTACTTATTAGCGGGGACACTTTTGGCCCTGGGTTTCCACCCCCTGGCCGGACATTTTATTTCCGAACATTACCTTTTTCACGGCAAACAGGCCACCACTTCATATTACGGTCCGCTCAATTTTATTCTGTTTAACGTGGGTTATCATATAGAACATCATGATTTCCCGTATATTCCATATAACCGTCTTCCGGAAGTGAGGAAAATCGCAGCGGAGTATTATGACCACCCATATCACACCTCTTGGGTCAAGGTTCTTTGGGATTTCGTGTTTGACAGTAACATGGGGCCACACGCCCGAGGTGTGGGGTACAGGAAGGACGAAATCAAAGAGCATTGA
- the LOC105325194 gene encoding sphingolipid delta(4)-desaturase DES1 isoform X1 → MYQTSGKFLWTRFNLHLLFLDRFPVIRHLQHEQAFKMKNFLGFNKLDLRINTPDDEWVFKEEPHSSRRQEILRKYPEIKRLMGYDPSIAYIVTAEVLVQILVCWMLRDGNWSTIFILAYCFGGVLNHSLGSAIHEIGHNLAFGHSRPWANRLLSIWCNLPIVAPMAISYKKYHQDHHRYLGEENQDVDIPTRLESFLFRHPITKILWLAVHPIIHAIRPFYKSPKPLTGWELINTACQMTFNGLILYFLGIKSLTYLLAGTLLALGFHPLAGHFISEHYLFHGKQATTSYYGPLNFILFNVGYHIEHHDFPYIPYNRLPEVRKIAAEYYDHPYHTSWVKVLWDFVFDSNMGPHARGVGYRKDEIKEH, encoded by the exons ATGTATCAAACTTCCGGAAAATTTCTTTGGACACGTTTCAATTTGCATTTACTCTTTCTCGATCGGTTTCCGGTGATAAGGCATTTACAACACGAG CAGGCATTCAAAATGAAGAACTTTCTGGGATTCAACAAGCTAGACCTCCGTATCAACACCCCGGATGATGAGTGGGTGTTTAAGGAGGAACCCCACTCCTCACGGCGTCAGGAAATACTACGGAAGTACCCGGAAATCAAAAGACTGATGGGATACGACCCCTCGATAGCCTACATAGTGACCGCGGAGGTCCTGGTCCAAATCCTGGTCTGCTGGATGTTACGGGACGGCAACTGGTCCACCATCTTTATCCTGGCCTATTGTTTTGGGGGCGTGTTGAACCACTCCCTGGGAAGTGCTATACACGAAATAGGTCACAATCTGGCCTTCGGTCACAGCCGCCCCTGGGCCAACAGACTACTCAGCATCTGGTGCAATCTCCCAATCGTGGCCCCCATGGCCATCAGCTACAAGAAGTACCACCAGGACCACCACAGATACCTGGGCGAGGAGAACCAAGACGTGGATATTCCTACGCGTCTGGAATCTTTCTTGTTCCGCCACCCGATCACGAAGATCCTGTGGCTGGCGGTACACCCGATCATCCACGCCATACGACCGTTCTACAAGAGCCCCAAACCCCTCACCGGCTGGGAACTCATTAACACGGCGTGTCAGATGACCTTCAATGGATTAATCCTCTATTTCCTAGGAATTAAGTCCTTGACCTACTTATTAGCGGGGACACTTTTGGCCCTGGGTTTCCACCCCCTGGCCGGACATTTTATTTCCGAACATTACCTTTTTCACGGCAAACAGGCCACCACTTCATATTACGGTCCGCTCAATTTTATTCTGTTTAACGTGGGTTATCATATAGAACATCATGATTTCCCGTATATTCCATATAACCGTCTTCCGGAAGTGAGGAAAATCGCAGCGGAGTATTATGACCACCCATATCACACCTCTTGGGTCAAGGTTCTTTGGGATTTCGTGTTTGACAGTAACATGGGGCCACACGCCCGAGGTGTGGGGTACAGGAAGGACGAAATCAAAGAGCATTGA